GAGTGTTTGCTACGTCGCGTTATCAGCAGCGACGGACGTTCACGTGGCTTCATTAACGGCACTGCCGTACCGCTGTCACAGCTGCGCGAGTTGGGCCAGTTGCTTATTCAAATCCACGGTCAGCATGCGCATCAGCTCCTGACAAAATCAGAACACCAAAAATCCCTGCTTGATGGCTACGCCAATGAAGCGTCTCTGACTCAGGAAATGGCTGTGCGCTACCAACTGTGGCACCAAAGCTGCCGTGACCTGGCACATCATCAACAACAGAGTCAGGAACGCGCAGCCCGGGCAGAGCTATTGCAATACCAGTTAAAAGAACTGAACGAATTCAACCCGCAGCCAGGTGAATTTGAGCAAATTGATGAAGAGTACAAGCGTCTGGCTAACAGCGGGCAATTGCTCACCACCAGCCAACAGGCACTGGCTATCATGGCAGACGGCGAAGACGTTAATCTGCAAAGCCAGCTGTACACGGCAAAACAGTTGGTTAGTGAACTGGCAGGAATGGACGGTAAGCTCTCCGGTATTCTGGACATGCTGGAAGAGGCTACTATCCAGCTCAGCGAAGCCAGCGACGAGCTGCGCCACTATTGCGATCGTCTGGATTTAGACCCTAACCGTTTGTTCGAACTTGAGCAGCGTATTTCCAAAAAAATCTCATTGGCGCGAAAGCATCATGTTGCCCCTGAAGCGCTGCCACAGTTCTATCAGTCATTGCTGGATGAACAACAGCAGTTAGACGACCAGGCCGACTCTCTCGAAACCTTAACCCTGGCGGTGAACAATCACCACCAGCAGGCACTGGAAACGGCAAAAATGCTGCACCAACAGCGCCAGCATTATGCTCAGGAACTGGGACAGCTTATTACAGAGAGCATGCATACTCTCTCAATGCCGCACGGTGTCTTTTGCATTGATGTGAAATTTGAGGAACATCATTTGAGCTCAGACGGTGCCGATCGCGTAGAGTTTAAAGTGACCACTAACCCAGGCCAGCCGTTGCAGCCGATTGCGAAAGTCGCTTCCGGTGGGGAATTGTCGCGCATTGCGCTGGCTATTCAGGTTATTACCGCACGTAAAATGGAAACACCGGCGCTGATTTTCGATGAAGTGGATGTCGGCATCAGCGGCCCGACTGCTGCGGTGGTGGGAAAAATGCTGCGTCAGTTGGGCGAGTCAACCCAGGTAATGTGTGTTACTCACCTGCCGCAGGTTGCTGGCTGCGGTCATCAACATTTCTATGTCAGCAAAGAAACTGACGGCGCGATGACCGAAACACACATGCAGCCACTTGATAAACGCGCTCGTCTGCAGGAATTAGCCCGCTTACTCGGAGGTAGCGAAGTAACGCGCAATACCCTCGCAAATGCAAAAGAACTGCTGGCGGCATAAACTTTTTTACCTTGTTAAGGTCTGAGTTCAACATAAAATCGCCGACCGACCCGACAGCAAAAGGTTTTAAAGTGGTGAAAGGTCTATTATCATCGGCATATTACATATGAGCCGCGTACTGCTCGGGCCCGAAAAGGAATCAAATCACTATGCGCTGTAAAACGCTGACTGCTGCTGCAGCAGTACTACTGATGTTGACTGCAGGCTGTTCCACTCTGGAGCGAGTGGTTTACCGCCCTGACATCAACCAGGGAAATTATCTGACACCTACCGATGTCGCCAAAGTGCGCACGGGTATGACGCAACAGCAGGTTGCTTATGCTCTGGGTACACCAATGATGTCCGATCCTTTTGGCACTAACACCTGGTTTTATGTGTTCCGTCAGCAACCTGGTCATGAAGGCGTAACCCAGCAAACACTGACGCTGACTTTTAACAGCAGCGGCGTTTTGACGAACATTGATAACAAACCTGCGTTGACCGACAACAAGTAGGATTAACAGATCAAAAAAAGGTGCTCAATGAGCACCTTTTTTATTGTCTGCTATTTTTTTGCGGATTTCTCTGCTCGCTGTCGGCGCAGCTCTTTCGGATCAGCAATCAGTGGCCGGTATATTTCCACCCGATCGCCGTCATGCAGAACATCAGCAAGCTTAACCGGACGGCTGTATATCCCGACTTTATTTTTGCTGAGATCGATATCGGTACGTAATTCCAGTAGACCGGAAGCGCGGATTGCCTCTTCCACCGTAGCACCCTGTTGCAGTGTTACACGCTGTAGATACTGTTTCTCGGGCAGCGCATACGCCACTTCAACGACAATTTTAGCCGACGCTGACACTGTAAACCTCTTTCGCGCGAACCGTGAAGGCCTGCACCATGTTTGAAGCCAGCTCTTTAAAGAT
This window of the Citrobacter freundii ATCC 8090 = MTCC 1658 = NBRC 12681 genome carries:
- the recN gene encoding DNA repair protein RecN encodes the protein MLAQLTISNFAIVRELEIDFQNGMTVITGETGAGKSIAIDALGLCLGGRADADMVRAGATRADLCARFTLKDTPAALRWLEENQLEEGRECLLRRVISSDGRSRGFINGTAVPLSQLRELGQLLIQIHGQHAHQLLTKSEHQKSLLDGYANEASLTQEMAVRYQLWHQSCRDLAHHQQQSQERAARAELLQYQLKELNEFNPQPGEFEQIDEEYKRLANSGQLLTTSQQALAIMADGEDVNLQSQLYTAKQLVSELAGMDGKLSGILDMLEEATIQLSEASDELRHYCDRLDLDPNRLFELEQRISKKISLARKHHVAPEALPQFYQSLLDEQQQLDDQADSLETLTLAVNNHHQQALETAKMLHQQRQHYAQELGQLITESMHTLSMPHGVFCIDVKFEEHHLSSDGADRVEFKVTTNPGQPLQPIAKVASGGELSRIALAIQVITARKMETPALIFDEVDVGISGPTAAVVGKMLRQLGESTQVMCVTHLPQVAGCGHQHFYVSKETDGAMTETHMQPLDKRARLQELARLLGGSEVTRNTLANAKELLAA
- a CDS encoding RnfH family protein yields the protein MSASAKIVVEVAYALPEKQYLQRVTLQQGATVEEAIRASGLLELRTDIDLSKNKVGIYSRPVKLADVLHDGDRVEIYRPLIADPKELRRQRAEKSAKK
- the bamE gene encoding outer membrane protein assembly factor BamE → MRCKTLTAAAAVLLMLTAGCSTLERVVYRPDINQGNYLTPTDVAKVRTGMTQQQVAYALGTPMMSDPFGTNTWFYVFRQQPGHEGVTQQTLTLTFNSSGVLTNIDNKPALTDNK